GATTTGGAACCAGCTCTtcctccagcacacagcaggcaAAGCTCACCCCGTTTTCAATGTGATTTTGGCTGTGCACACgtcataattttaaatacacagCCATGTGAGATAAAATGTCAGCTGCTGGATAAGTCCCATCACTTGCCCTTGCAATGTCTGcccaaaaaggaaaacaagagtCACCATAACTGCTGTGAATCTCAGTGCGTTTAGAATCTCAGGTGGTAGAACAAAGGAAACTTTGAAAGGATCATTTCTTACTGCCCGAGCTCCTGGCCTTCCTCCCATTGTGTGATTCCTTTTTTAGTCTCAGGCAACTGGAAAAACAGGGAAGAGGATGTAATTTCTCACTGGATGCCCCAGCTGTCAGCCAGTGCAGATCTGCAGTCTGCCTTGAGTGCCTTCAGAACACAAAGGATAGCCAAGAGGAGAATCTCTTCCCCAGCCTTTGGGGGACAGGAGCTCACCGAGTTTTGGTAGTTACAGCATTATAAAAACACAATTATTCaacccaaaataaaattattttgctgaacTTAAACTACTGGATGAATCTGTCCCACAGCAGAGGTACCTTGAGCCACGCTATGATAGAGAAGTTCAACATGGGAAATGCTCTCCCATGGGTCCAGCCAAGATGAAATTTGGTAACATTGCCAAACATGAATGAAAGCACAGATCTTAAATTACAGAAAGCCAATGGAAAGTCTGCTTAGACATCACTAATAAAAGAATATCTGTAACTGTCTCTTTGTTTCTAGCCCCTGGACTTCGAGGCAGTGTCAGAGTACAGGTTCAGCATCGAGGCCACGGACCCCACGGTGAACCTGCGGCACTTCAAGCCCGGCAATCCCCGCAGCATCGCCAGCGTCGTCATCGAGGTCACGGACGTGGACGAGCCCCCCGTGTTCAGGAGGCTCCCCTACGAGTTCAAGGTGAGGGAAAACCACGCAGAGGTGAAAACTCTCGGCTCGGTCCACGCCGAGGACCCCGACGCAGCTAAACGGAAAATCAGGTGAGACAACGCCAGCTTTAGCAATTCTGTTTGAAAGTGCAGAATCCATCAATAGCACCAAGAATTTCACAAAGAACCCAGAGTTTGGCCCTATTTTTTTAGAATCTGCCTGCCAAACACAACAAAAGATAatccaatttaattttttcagcactgcagccatGGATATATATGCTCACCGAAAGCTGAACATAAATTTCATCTACCCATGTCATTACCACATGGACTTACTGATAAAACATTTGCAcgtttagggaaaaaaatataaacttggatatttttacattattataatttattgggtttttttttattgtaagaGCTCTCTCAATCATGTGtttagagaagaaaatagaCTTCTGAAAGAGCAAAGAACCATAATATGGAAACTCTTCCCACAGATGTATTTCACTGTCACAGCTTGCATAGTTTTAGGGCAATATTCTCAGCCCTCCTGGCCAAGATATTAATGCAATTTGTCACACAAGAAGCCTCTGACCTTCCTCtgagaagaaatgaaatgaaacacaGTATTACCATCCATGCATTGACATATcttgttttaaacaaaatccAGATATATTCAGCGTAGAGCAAATCCTAATGGAGACTTCGTCAGGGTATCCAACAGCGGAGTTATTCAACTTCCCAAGCCTCTGGACAGAGAATTCAGCTCCTCATACAACATCACTGTGGCAGCTGTGGAGATCCTTGAAGATGGTAAGTGCCCCCCATTTCCCAGTTTGAAAGAAATCCGGGTACACTTTTCCAGGAGGGCTGTCAAGAAGGAAAGGCACAACCTGacaggctgttcctgctgagCTAGGAATGAAAGGAGTGCTCCAAGGCTTGCATCATCATCTTCCCAATCAAACAAGTCCCTACAAATAGGTCAGAGATCATTTTAAGGTTTGACCCCTGGCTTTGCTCAGCTCCAGGGAGTGGGGCAGGCCAGTCCCAGCTTGGTTTGATATTTCACAATATAGACAtgttctgtgcctgctgctttAGTGCCAGAGAACAATCAGCATGCAGTGGAAAGAATCAGGAAAGCCATAATCTACTGTCATTTCACTCCTGAAAAATCCTTGATGATTTAACCTCTACGAGAGGCTTTAGGAAAATATCTAAATCTCAGAGGGAAATTTCAGTTGTGATGGAGCTGGAAAATGTTCCTCATGTGTCAGGCACAGAAGGGGCAGGAGGTgtgggctgggggctccaggctgtgccctgctgtcgTTCCAGGCCGCCTGTCCGACAGAGAGTCGCACGCCCACGTCCATGTCATCGTGGATGATGTCAATGACAATGCTCCAGAGCTGGTGTCTCCTGAGGAGCCCCGAGTGTGTGAAAATGCTGCACCTGGGAAGGTGAGACGGGGAGAGCATTGCCCTGAAATCTGAATTACTGCTCAAATAAAATGTGTCTTTTAATACAAGTGAGTCTCAGTTCCCATGCGAAAACACCCGATTATTTCACTGATTTCCAAAACATCAGGAATAGCTCTTAAGGATATTGCACTGCTGGAATATTGACTTTTATCTGCTTGCACACATGGGCTGTGCGGCTCCTCTCCCCCCAGGCTCTCACATCTGTGTATTGACAGCTGAGCCATGAAGGACAGTCAGGCTTTGCACAGCAGCAATCAGCAGCTCAGTTCCTTCACACAGATGCCTGAATGTGATACTGAGGAGGAAACCATTTCAAACTAGTAACAGAAACATTGCTGTATGGAACATTATCCTGCAGTCACAGAGTGCACAGATCTGCACATCCAAATTGTTACTACTTGGCACAATGTTGGTATTTTGGGTTTATGTGTTTGGCctcatgttgttgttatcttattgtatttcatatttctggagtcccaccgcaaagtccataccttcttgatggtcctattatgcagctcctctctgcagcacagttcctcatggcataggggctcctcctgggctctcgacccaacccccttttatcccagaggccttcatgagctacagctgctacccaaccaaggatcccacagctgtagctcatccagagcaacaggacccacctatctaatacataggactctcactacatatatatattcacaaggactcctttataacaatacatatattcaggcccctacatttccccccttttcttttaacaatttctcaattacacagttacaatatccatatctgtcccagctctcaggctgccacagctctcggctgtccgggggattccatacctaatacatatattcaggcccctacatttccccccttttcttttaacaatttctcaattacacagttacaatatccatatctgtcccagctctccggctgccacagctctcagctgtcctatcttccactgtcccagctctccggctgccacagctctcagctgtcctatcttccactgtcccagctctccggctgccacagctctcagctgtcctatcttccactgtcccagctctccggctgccacagctctcggctgtccgggggattccataccttctccttggctgcatgttctttatcacgtcgcggtcaccaattgttgttgttatcttattgtatttcatatttctggagtcccatcttaaagtccataccttcttgctggtcctattatgcagctcctttctgcagcacagttcctcatggtttccacaggggctccttctgggctctcgacccaacccccttttatcccagaggccttcatgagctacagctgctacccaaccaaggatcccacagctgtagctcatccagagcaacaggacccacctatctaatacataggactctcactacatatatatattcacaaggactcctttataacaatacatatattcaggcccctacagcCTCAGACACATGTGTTCAGCCCATACTGTAATATTTGTTTGATTAAGACACTTTGAGTCAAGGTTTATGGGAGGTACTCCCCAGTTTAGTGTATTTAGGATGGAGAGGAGAACTGGAGGAACAAAGGGAAGGATCATGGGCTGAGATCAGAACAATTTAGTGGAAACAGCAGTGAGATAAGAGAATGAACAGTAATAGCAACAAtataaataacagaaatatatatagaaaaaagcagagagcagagcaggcacaccACCAAACATGCTCCCTCTGGCTCAGCACCAGCATTATCCCACCCCTCCCTCCACCACACCTGCTCAGACAGAAGGAACCCCTTCTCCAGGAAGAGAGTCCCTTTGCTCTCCCAGAAATGACATGAGGTGCTCAAGAATAACCACTCTGCCCCCTCCCAgctactggaaaaaaaataactcttTGCTGGCCAGAACCAGGACACTGCCACTGCCTGAACTATCTGACAGAACACACAAGGTATTAATTTCACCTTTagtttaatttataaaataccTTTGGGATATAACCAGgcacattttttatattttatacatcTAATGTTCATCAGGTTGAAGATTTCAAAATCCAAGCATGTCCTTCAGGCATGGCAGTCTCAAAGGCATTCCAGGAATGACAGTCACACCTCAGAGTAGGCTGAGGACTTCAGAAGACACCATCTTGGACACTTCAACAAGCCATATGTCTTTAAAAATTAGGCTTTTTTCACGCTTTCATTGCACAAAATTTGAAGAGGCAAAACTGCTCTTTTTGAAGACccacaaagaaaaatctgaaactGAAAAAACTTGAAGAGGGGTGTCCTGAGGTGTCTCTGTCCTGCTCTGAAACTGAAGGGTTACACaggacacagagcccagctcaaACACCCCACATGCTTTATCCCTGGAGGCAATGTACACTGAAAACTGTGACCTCTTCCATCCTTGCAGGTGATTGTCAGGATTTCAGCTATTGACAAGGATGAAACATCTCCCAGAGGCTTCTTCAGATACTCGCTGGCCACAGAAGACAGCAACTTCTCCCTGATTGAGAACTACGGTAGAGTATCCCTGCAATGCCCTCCTCAGCTTGTTCCAGAGCAGgaccccagggctcagggaacaaaagctgcagcactgacCTGTGGCTGGTTCAGCTGAGCTAAGTAACTCTTTATTTGTACTGAAAAAAACTATGTTTGATGAAACCAaagtgtgacggtgttcacaggggttcttggatgagagAAGAGACAGGAATGTTGagtccatgtttcagaaggcttaatttattattttataatatatattacattaaaactatactaaaagactagaagaaaaggtttcattagaaggctagctaagctaagaatagaatcagcaagaatgataataaagcttctgtctcagagagtctgagccagctgactgtgattggccattaattagaaacaatcacatgagaccaatcacagatgcacctgttgcattccacagcagcagataatcattgtttacattttgttcctgaggcctctctgcttctcaggaggaaaaatcctaaagaaaagatttttcataaaagatgtctgcgacaccaaAGTTTCACTGGGTTCCCAAAGGGCTGGCACTGTCTAAGGGGAAGAGGCTGACTGGGAACCTGTGAGGACAATCTGGTGGAGATTATCACCTGGTGAGATGTCCTTGCTCTGGTGGAGATTATCACCTAATGGGATGTCCTTATTCTGGTGGAAATTATCACCTAATGGGATGTTCTTGCTTCTTCCAGACAACACAGCTAACATCACTGTCAAATACGGGCAGTTCAACCGGGAACTTGCCAAGTTCCACTACCTGCCCGTGCTCATCTCAGACAATGGTGACCCTGACCTCACCAGCACAAACACCCTGCTCATCAGTGTCTGCAAGTGCAACGAGAAAGGCAACTTCACCTTCTGTGAGGAGAGGGCAAAGCAGGTTGGCGTCAGCATACAAGCGCTGGTGGCAATTTTTATCTGCATCTTCACAATCATTGGTGAGTATCTGACTTTTGGAAtgttctctgcagcacagtgtgaggatgtcttgttctttttttagcTGAGATCTACAAAAGCTTTGTGGCTATGAAATGGTCACAAAGACAGAAATGCTGTACCTATTTGATTCATCTCATGTGCTCTTCCTCTCTGGCCTGTTAGAACAGCTTCAGCTGCAAAGCTGCTCACTCCTCTAGACAGGCTATTGCACACATGTATAATATACTTGATTTACTGGTACCAGCCTCATACACAGCtataaaacaggaaatttgGGCTGGAGCAATAACAACAGGTATTCCTGGTTCCTATGGCAGGAACTAGTCCGGAAACCCTTGAAGCAGCACAGCGAACATAAATGCATTTGTAACAAATCAGCAGACCAGTACCTGCTTGCTGCATTTGAAATCTATCAGAGAAGGCTGAGCACCTTTTCCTTGCCTGAGAACTGGGCTGTTTTACAAGTTCCACATAAGCAGCATCTGATGCTTGGCATTAAGAGTTCAATTATTAATTCATTAAGTTGATTCAATGACCTTGTGACACCATGCACTTGTACTTGTGATTCCAGCTCAAGAGTCAGAGCTGGAATCACAAGTACAAGTCTGACAATCTCTGTCCAGACTGAACTCTTTGAACAAATccttaaacagaattttttaaaataaatatatgttaaaaaaaacactcaaaaaaacccccccaagaCTTCAGACTACATTACATATCATAAATGCAATTTGTCTTAGTGCCTTACTTGTCTATTCACTCGCGCTCATCTAAGTTTCCTTTGCAGTGATTGTGTTGCTGATCCTGCTGAGAAGGAGGCACAAGAAGGACCTGAGCGGGCTGGGGAGGAGCGTGGCAGAGATCCACGAGCAGCTGGTGACCTACGACGAGGAGGGCGGCGGCGAGATGGACACCACCAGCTACGACGTGTCCGTGCTCAACTCCGTGCGCAAGAACGGCCTCAAGGCAGAGCCCGCTCCCTCTCCCTATGCTCAGGTCCAGAAACCTCCTGGGAGCATCccccctgcagctgggggcaTGGAGATGATGATTGAGGTGAAGAAGGATGAGGCTGACAACGACAGGGATCTGCTGCCCTACGACACCCTGCACATTTACGGCTACGAAGGCGCCGAGTCCATCGCGGAGTCGCTCAGCTCCCTGGGCTCGGGCTCCTCAGACTCAGACATTGACTATGACTTTCTCAATGACTGGGGACCCAGGTTCAAGATGTTAGCTGAGCTCTATGGATCAGAACCAAGCGAAGATTTTGTGTATTAGGCTCAAACTAGCCACGAGTTTTCTCCCTCCCGCTACAGACTGACACCAAGAGACTGCCAGTGGCCAAAGAGGAACTCACAGCTCTTCCCTCAAGGAGTTCAAACAGGCATGGAAAAAATCTGCAGCAGGgttaaaaacacacacagagatcaccTGTATTAACTTCCCCCAGCACTACTGTCCTCACTGACAATCATTTTTTGCCCCAAAATTCCTGCTCACTGATCTGGTCAAGCCTTCCAGAACACACCTGGAAGTGTGTTCTTCCCTTCCTCACCCCCTCTTCCCCGCTTCTCCAGGTTTTGTCCCCAGTTTCTCCCTCAatcctctcctcctgtgctgtTTCCATCCAACATGCATCAAGGTCACCCTCCATTGGGAGAGAGGCTCAGTGCCATTGGGAATGGATGTTTCAGCCCCCCTGGATCTCCAGCTGGCTGCTTTGCCTGCCCCTCTTGCAACATCTTTATTGATATTCCACACTTATGCTCACCCAGCAGAAGAGAGGAGGAACATATGGTCTATCACTTAGTATTAGAAACTATTCTATCACTTTCAAAAAgaagcattatttttttccttatttcccttctattaattatttttggttTATAGCCTTCCACTACATCTATGAGTTACTCAAGATAAAATTAGACAGGATTTTTAGACACACAATCTGGTTTCATCTGTCATTTTTAACAGCCTGATGACAATTTCATTTCTGGCGTGCTAGAATTTGCTCTAGCTAGCAGcaaaattgttttttctctctgtaaatAGGATCTCAGTGTTACTCAATGGAACAtgtcctgcagggcaggaaatGTGGAGATCAGGGGAATGTCAAGACTCCAACACTGTAAATCTCTCTAGATGGAAATACAGGTCTCTCCAGATTTCTTAGAGGTTGAATAGGGGGTTTATTCAGCATTATTAAAGCAATAGCATTTTTTCagggacaaaaaaaagaagggcCTTATTACTGTGAAActgttgtgctttttttctAAGCAGGTACTGTAAAAGGAGTTTTTTCCACCTAGGAAAATACTGTAGACTCCCATGGCAGAATGCTACACACCCCCACACTGGGCTGCTTAACAGCACCACAAACGTAAGGCAGGTTTGGAGCTGCAGTCTCTGGAAGGGGACTGTGCTCGCATTCCCACCTGTGCAGAGCCTCAGAATGACCAGAATGAAACTTCCCACACTGGAAGGGAAACATCCCAAACACCTTTTGGGAACAGCGGGTCCCTTGGGACCATGGCCTGTCTCTGgcttccagcagagcagagccctgttgCCTCcaacaggagcagagccctgctaCACAGATCCTCCACTGTGCATggtctgtgctggagctgtaTGTATTAGTTTAGTTGATTTGATTATTTAAATCTGGTAGCTAACCAAATAATactaaatctttttttttattttatttttcttaaacaagTATAGTGGAACCTTGCAAATTTGCTTTTTACTTGTTCACATCATCTCCAATTCATACTATTCACACTCCTTTCCCCCAAAATGTTTTCTGGGCAGGAAATAACAATGCACAATCATGGTCTCAcactgctcctcactgctgtaAAATGTCCAATGCAATACTTCCGGGACATTAATATAACATCAACAATGTAATCACTCAAATTTTCAAATATGAACTAAAGGAAAGCTGAGGAGAATTCTGTCCATTGGGCAAATCCACCTTAGAACCTAtcctttgctttaaaaaagcatattttggGGTGACAgccttggttttattttcaatgGGCTCATTCTGTTTTGCTTAATCCAGCCAGCAGTATGTGCTCTAGGGGTTCCACATATTTGTGTATTATAAAGAATGCTAACTAATAACACTTAGAGTTTAAGGGTTTTGTCAGTACCTGTGGTATTGGCTATCAGCAGGTAAAGTTAGTTAGGAAATTATTTAGTGCAGTAGGTCAAGAACTTTGGTAGGTATCAGCCAGATTCTATTACCTAGAATTGCTGTTTTTaagcctgatttttttaaagttattttaagGAACACTGTATCCATTTCCAATGTATATGATGTTTGCACTGGACGGTTTCTTTTTATACTCCTGTACTGtattatgttgttttttttactaCATAAAGCCAATCTCAAGTTTGGATTTTCTGTGCATCAACGAGTCCCACTCAGCAGACAACATCAG
This portion of the Ammospiza nelsoni isolate bAmmNel1 chromosome 13, bAmmNel1.pri, whole genome shotgun sequence genome encodes:
- the CDH5 gene encoding cadherin-5 isoform X2; the protein is MKLGHLGLGLQKKMSHLILLFSLFLAPAFADGRGQKSTQSLCSNDVSHKRQKRDWIWNQLHIQEELDTPLPHHVGKITSSVRNKNAKYIIEGEFANTIFKVEETSGDVYAFERLDREKKAEYELTALIIDRTNNRSLERPSRFIIKVYDINDNAPVFVHKVFNGSVPEMSPVGTSVTKVTAVDADDPTVSGHATVTYEVTTGGEYFTIDDSGVIYTKEPNLDRETKATYEIVVQAKDAPGFSGDSSTATVIIALSDINDNSPEFKLSSFHFKVPENVSVGGEVGRVKVEDIDEPQHRNTRYSFIQGEFRDTFDIVANPYTNEGIIRPKKPLDFEAVSEYRFSIEATDPTVNLRHFKPGNPRSIASVVIEVTDVDEPPVFRRLPYEFKVRENHAEVKTLGSVHAEDPDAAKRKIRYIQRRANPNGDFVRVSNSGVIQLPKPLDREFSSSYNITVAAVEILEDGRLSDRESHAHVHVIVDDVNDNAPELVSPEEPRVCENAAPGKVIVRISAIDKDETSPRGFFRYSLATEDSNFSLIENYDNTANITVKYGQFNRELAKFHYLPVLISDNGDPDLTSTNTLLISVCKCNEKGNFTFCEERAKQVGVSIQALVAIFICIFTIIVIVLLILLRRRHKKDLSGLGRSVAEIHEQLVTYDEEGGGEMDTTSYDVSVLNSVRKNGLKAEPAPSPYAQVQKPPGSIPPAAGGMEMMIEVKKDEADNDRDLLPYDTLHIYGYEGAESIAESLSSLGSGSSDSDIDYDFLNDWGPRFKMLAELYGSEPSEDFVY
- the CDH5 gene encoding cadherin-5 isoform X1, translating into MKLGHLGLGLQKKMSHLILLFSLFLAPAFADGRGQKSTQSLCSNDVSHKRQKRDWIWNQLHIQEELDTPLPHHVGKITSSVRNKNAKYIIEGEFANTIFKVEETSGDVYAFERLDREKKAEYELTALIIDRTNNRSLERPSRFIIKVYDINDNAPVFVHKVFNGSVPEMSPVGTSVTKVTAVDADDPTVSGHATVTYEVTTGGEYFTIDDSGVIYTKEPNLDRETKATYEIVVQAKDAPGFSGDSSTATVIIALSDINDNSPEFKLSSFHFKVPENVSVGGEVGRVKVEDIDEPQHRNTRYSFIQGEFRDTFDIVANPYTNEGIIRPKKPLDFEAVSEYRFSIEATDPTVNLRHFKPGNPRSIASVVIEVTDVDEPPVFRRLPYEFKVRENHAEVKTLGSVHAEDPDAAKRKIRYIQRRANPNGDFVRVSNSGVIQLPKPLDREFSSSYNITVAAVEILEDGRLSDRESHAHVHVIVDDVNDNAPELVSPEEPRVCENAAPGKVIVRISAIDKDETSPRGFFRYSLATEDSNFSLIENYDNTANITVKYGQFNRELAKFHYLPVLISDNGDPDLTSTNTLLISVCKCNEKGNFTFCEERAKQVGVSIQALVAIFICIFTIIVSFAVIVLLILLRRRHKKDLSGLGRSVAEIHEQLVTYDEEGGGEMDTTSYDVSVLNSVRKNGLKAEPAPSPYAQVQKPPGSIPPAAGGMEMMIEVKKDEADNDRDLLPYDTLHIYGYEGAESIAESLSSLGSGSSDSDIDYDFLNDWGPRFKMLAELYGSEPSEDFVY